A stretch of the Capsicum annuum cultivar UCD-10X-F1 chromosome 10, UCD10Xv1.1, whole genome shotgun sequence genome encodes the following:
- the LOC107845897 gene encoding cytochrome b561 and DOMON domain-containing protein At3g61750 isoform X2, whose translation MVSRLLVLSLFSMLISWGGDDELARRKGMVMAIDEDAKALCSVNPAQFLPPPYGGLENTYSQTKDNVVTIVLSTVYTTGWVGMGFSRDGKMINSSCMVGWVNPAGQGKIKQYYIEGLIPSKIKPEKGELPLTSVPPLVYLQGATIYLAFQLKYPNRLKSQPILLAFASKYPHHHHLTVHDDKATILFDFSSGNSFDVSAGPNGYASSKKTHGVLGILGWGLFSPFGAIFARYFKNQKLWYYFHVSAQFIGFILGLAGVVLGIQLHNKLQVHIPAHEGIGILVLVLSILQVLAFFLRPDRDSKYRKCWNLYHGWVGRIALFFGAVNIVLGMHYAGAGESWKIGYGFLLGSIMLVCIILETLLRLKKLDEPTHPPTYPMSST comes from the exons ATGGTCTCAAGATTATTGGTATTATCATTGTTTAGCATGTTAATCTCTTGGGGAGGAGATGATGAGTTGGCACGGCGTAAAGGGATGGTAATGGCCATTGATGAAGATGCCAAAGCACTTTGTAGTGTAAATCCTGCGCAATTTCTTCCTCCTCCTTATGGTGGTTTAGAGAATACG TACTCACAGACTAAAGACAATGTTGTCACAATTGTATTATCAACTGTGTACACAACTGGATGGGTCGGAATGGGATTCTCACGAGACGGAAAGATGATCAATTCAAGTTGTATGGTTGGTTGGGTGAATCCTGCAGGACAAGGGAAAATCAAGCAATATTATATTGAGGGCTTAATACCCTCAAAAATTAAACCTGAGAAAGGCGAGCTGCCATTGACAAGCGTTCCGCCCCTTGTCTATCTTCAAGGTGCCACAATATACTTGGCCTTCCAGTTGAAGTATCCGAATCGTCTCAAAAGCCAACCGATCTTGCTAGCGTTTGCATCTAAATATCCTCATCACCACCATCTTACTGTACATGATGATAAAGCAACTATACTGTTTGACTTCTCTTCAG GTAATTCATTTGATGTTTCAGCTGGACCTAATGGCTATGCTAGCTCAAAGAAGACTCATGGGGTATTGGGTATACTGGGATGGGGACTATTCTCCCCCTTTGGAGCAATTTTCGCGAGATACTTCAAGAACCaaaaattatggtattactttcaCGTGTCCGCTCAATTTATAGGATTCATATTAGGACTTGCCGGAGTGGTTCTTGGAATTCAACTTCACAACAAGCTGCAGGTTCATATTCCAGCTCATGAAGGCATTGGCATTCTTGTTCTTGTGCTAAGCATTCTTCAG GTGTTAGCATTCTTTCTACGGCCAGATAGAGACAGCAAATATCGCAAGTGTTGGAATTTGTATCATGGTTGGGTTGGGAGGATTGCCCTTTTCTTTGGAGCTGTGAACATAGTACTGGGGATGCATTATGCAGGTGCGGGGGAGAGCTGGAAAATTGGTTATGGATTTCTTCTTGGTTCAATAATGCTTGTTTGTATCATTCTTGAGACGCTGTTGAGGTTAAAGAAGCTGGATGAGCCAACTCATCCTCCAACCTATCCGATGAGTTCAACTTAG
- the LOC107845897 gene encoding cytochrome b561 and DOMON domain-containing protein At3g61750 isoform X1, translated as MVSRLLVLSLFSMLISWGGDDELARRKGMVMAIDEDAKALCSVNPAQFLPPPYGGLENTVCQPVWNSFLLRYSQTKDNVVTIVLSTVYTTGWVGMGFSRDGKMINSSCMVGWVNPAGQGKIKQYYIEGLIPSKIKPEKGELPLTSVPPLVYLQGATIYLAFQLKYPNRLKSQPILLAFASKYPHHHHLTVHDDKATILFDFSSGNSFDVSAGPNGYASSKKTHGVLGILGWGLFSPFGAIFARYFKNQKLWYYFHVSAQFIGFILGLAGVVLGIQLHNKLQVHIPAHEGIGILVLVLSILQVLAFFLRPDRDSKYRKCWNLYHGWVGRIALFFGAVNIVLGMHYAGAGESWKIGYGFLLGSIMLVCIILETLLRLKKLDEPTHPPTYPMSST; from the exons ATGGTCTCAAGATTATTGGTATTATCATTGTTTAGCATGTTAATCTCTTGGGGAGGAGATGATGAGTTGGCACGGCGTAAAGGGATGGTAATGGCCATTGATGAAGATGCCAAAGCACTTTGTAGTGTAAATCCTGCGCAATTTCTTCCTCCTCCTTATGGTGGTTTAGAGAATACGGTTTGTCAACCTGTTTGGAATTCTTTTCTCCTACGT TACTCACAGACTAAAGACAATGTTGTCACAATTGTATTATCAACTGTGTACACAACTGGATGGGTCGGAATGGGATTCTCACGAGACGGAAAGATGATCAATTCAAGTTGTATGGTTGGTTGGGTGAATCCTGCAGGACAAGGGAAAATCAAGCAATATTATATTGAGGGCTTAATACCCTCAAAAATTAAACCTGAGAAAGGCGAGCTGCCATTGACAAGCGTTCCGCCCCTTGTCTATCTTCAAGGTGCCACAATATACTTGGCCTTCCAGTTGAAGTATCCGAATCGTCTCAAAAGCCAACCGATCTTGCTAGCGTTTGCATCTAAATATCCTCATCACCACCATCTTACTGTACATGATGATAAAGCAACTATACTGTTTGACTTCTCTTCAG GTAATTCATTTGATGTTTCAGCTGGACCTAATGGCTATGCTAGCTCAAAGAAGACTCATGGGGTATTGGGTATACTGGGATGGGGACTATTCTCCCCCTTTGGAGCAATTTTCGCGAGATACTTCAAGAACCaaaaattatggtattactttcaCGTGTCCGCTCAATTTATAGGATTCATATTAGGACTTGCCGGAGTGGTTCTTGGAATTCAACTTCACAACAAGCTGCAGGTTCATATTCCAGCTCATGAAGGCATTGGCATTCTTGTTCTTGTGCTAAGCATTCTTCAG GTGTTAGCATTCTTTCTACGGCCAGATAGAGACAGCAAATATCGCAAGTGTTGGAATTTGTATCATGGTTGGGTTGGGAGGATTGCCCTTTTCTTTGGAGCTGTGAACATAGTACTGGGGATGCATTATGCAGGTGCGGGGGAGAGCTGGAAAATTGGTTATGGATTTCTTCTTGGTTCAATAATGCTTGTTTGTATCATTCTTGAGACGCTGTTGAGGTTAAAGAAGCTGGATGAGCCAACTCATCCTCCAACCTATCCGATGAGTTCAACTTAG